A stretch of Rhodoferax potami DNA encodes these proteins:
- a CDS encoding glutamate synthase subunit beta — protein sequence MGKVTGFMEFERIEEGYKPVAERLKNYKEFVIGLDDAQANKQAARCMDCGTPFCNNGCPVNNIIPDFNDLVFRKDWKAAIDTLHSTNNFPEFTGRICPAPCEAACTLNVNEEAVGIKSIEHAIIDRAWHEGWVKPQPSAVKTGKKVAVVGSGPAGMAAAQQLARVGHDVTLFEKNDRIGGLLRYGIPDFKMEKTHIDRRAEQLVAEGVTIRTGVLVGDMPKGSKVTNWAKETISPEQLKKDFDAVLLTGGSEQSRDLPVPGRDLDGIHFAMEFLPQQNKVNAGDKLKNQLRADGKHVIVIGGGDTGSDCVGTSNRHGAVSVTQFEVMPEPPAEENRPMTWPYWPLKLRTSSSHEEGCERVFSISTKEFIGEKGKVTGLKTVQVEFKDGKLVDVPGTEKVLKADLVLLAMGFVNPVATVLESFGIDKDARGNAKATTDFTGGYATNVPKVFAAGDIRRGQSLVVWAIREGRQAARAVDEFLMGFSDLPR from the coding sequence ATGGGAAAAGTCACTGGCTTCATGGAGTTTGAGCGCATCGAGGAGGGCTACAAGCCCGTTGCCGAGCGCTTGAAGAACTACAAAGAGTTCGTCATCGGTCTGGACGATGCACAGGCCAACAAGCAAGCCGCGCGCTGCATGGACTGCGGTACGCCGTTCTGCAACAACGGCTGCCCGGTCAACAACATCATTCCGGACTTCAACGATCTCGTCTTCCGCAAGGACTGGAAGGCCGCCATCGACACGCTGCACAGCACCAACAACTTCCCCGAGTTCACCGGTCGCATCTGCCCCGCACCTTGCGAGGCGGCCTGCACCTTGAACGTCAACGAAGAAGCGGTGGGCATCAAGTCGATCGAGCACGCCATCATCGACCGCGCCTGGCATGAAGGTTGGGTGAAGCCCCAGCCCTCTGCCGTCAAGACCGGCAAAAAAGTCGCCGTGGTCGGCTCCGGCCCCGCTGGCATGGCTGCTGCCCAGCAGCTGGCCCGTGTGGGTCACGACGTCACGCTGTTCGAAAAGAACGACCGTATCGGCGGCCTGCTGCGCTACGGCATTCCTGACTTCAAGATGGAAAAGACCCACATCGACCGCCGCGCTGAGCAGCTGGTCGCTGAAGGCGTCACTATCCGCACCGGCGTGCTCGTGGGTGACATGCCCAAAGGCTCCAAAGTTACCAACTGGGCCAAGGAAACCATTTCCCCCGAGCAGCTCAAGAAGGATTTCGACGCGGTGCTGCTGACCGGCGGCTCTGAGCAGTCCCGCGATCTGCCTGTGCCCGGCCGCGATCTGGACGGTATCCATTTCGCCATGGAATTCCTGCCCCAGCAAAACAAGGTCAATGCCGGCGATAAGCTGAAGAACCAGCTGCGCGCTGACGGCAAGCACGTCATCGTCATCGGCGGTGGTGACACCGGCTCTGACTGCGTGGGCACCTCCAACCGCCATGGCGCGGTCAGCGTGACCCAGTTTGAGGTGATGCCCGAGCCACCGGCCGAAGAAAACCGCCCCATGACCTGGCCTTACTGGCCGCTGAAGCTGCGCACCAGCTCCAGCCACGAAGAAGGTTGCGAGCGTGTGTTCTCCATCTCGACCAAAGAGTTCATCGGCGAAAAAGGCAAGGTCACGGGTCTCAAGACCGTGCAAGTCGAGTTCAAAGACGGTAAGTTGGTCGATGTGCCCGGCACAGAAAAAGTACTCAAGGCCGACCTCGTGTTGCTGGCCATGGGCTTTGTGAACCCGGTGGCGACCGTGCTGGAGTCCTTCGGTATCGACAAGGACGCACGTGGAAACGCAAAAGCAACGACCGATTTCACCGGTGGCTACGCGACCAATGTGCCCAAAGTGTTTGCCGCTGGCGACATCCGTCGCGGTCAGTCGCTGGTGGTTTGGGCGATCCGTGAAGGCCGTCAAGCAGCCCGTGCGGTGGATGAGTTCCTGATGGGCTTTTCCGACCTGCCACGCTAA
- a CDS encoding MlaC/ttg2D family ABC transporter substrate-binding protein, with protein sequence MAALGGLVSSPVHADDEAPDALIKRLSVDVLDTIKADKTLRAGDTSKIVALVDSRIMPNVNFQRMTASAVGPGWRQASPEQQKRLQEEFKTLLVRTYAGALAQVSDQSIAMKPLRAAPEDKEVVVRTEIKGKGDPIQLDYRLEKTPGVGAGWKIYNLNVLGVWLVETYRSQFAQQINAKGVDGLIDALAEQNKANAKKG encoded by the coding sequence ATGGCAGCCTTGGGTGGTTTGGTCAGCAGCCCCGTCCATGCGGATGACGAGGCTCCCGATGCCCTGATCAAACGCCTCTCGGTTGATGTGTTGGACACCATCAAAGCCGACAAGACATTGCGTGCGGGCGACACCAGCAAAATTGTGGCCTTGGTAGATTCGCGCATCATGCCCAATGTGAATTTCCAGCGCATGACAGCTTCCGCCGTCGGGCCTGGTTGGCGCCAGGCGAGCCCCGAGCAGCAAAAGCGCTTGCAAGAGGAGTTCAAAACCCTGTTGGTCCGCACTTATGCCGGTGCATTGGCTCAAGTCAGCGACCAAAGTATTGCCATGAAACCTCTGCGCGCTGCGCCTGAGGATAAAGAAGTGGTGGTTCGTACCGAAATTAAAGGCAAGGGTGATCCCATCCAGCTCGACTACCGTTTGGAAAAGACCCCGGGTGTCGGTGCCGGCTGGAAAATTTACAACCTGAACGTGCTGGGTGTGTGGCTGGTCGAAACGTATCGCAGCCAATTTGCCCAGCAGATCAATGCGAAAGGCGTCGATGGACTGATCGATGCCTTGGCTGAACAAAACAAGGCGAACGCCAAGAAAGGCTGA
- a CDS encoding STAS domain-containing protein yields MLKLPATMTHEVAPACLSELRDGLQHEASTVVVDGERLQRFDSSALAVLLELRRECAKAGKMFAVQKLPARLRDLAALYGIDALLKPA; encoded by the coding sequence GTGCTCAAGCTGCCTGCCACGATGACCCACGAGGTCGCACCAGCCTGTTTGTCCGAACTGCGGGATGGGCTGCAGCACGAGGCCAGTACGGTGGTGGTCGATGGCGAGCGTTTGCAGCGCTTCGACTCATCTGCGCTGGCTGTTTTGCTGGAGCTGCGGCGCGAGTGCGCCAAGGCCGGCAAGATGTTTGCCGTGCAAAAGCTTCCGGCCCGTTTGCGTGATCTGGCCGCCCTGTACGGGATTGACGCTCTGCTCAAGCCCGCCTGA
- a CDS encoding ABC transporter ATP-binding protein produces the protein MAPTSSTALVELNNVSFGYGERRILDGISLTVPRGKVTALMGASGGGKTTVLRLIGGQYRAQGGQVLLHGAPGEGASQDITRMSTAELYAARRRMGMLFQFGALFTDLSVFDNVAFPLREHTKLPEALIRDIVLMKLNAVGLRGARDLMPSEVSGGMARRVALARAIALDPELVMYDEPFAGLDPISLGTAARLIRQLNDAMGLTSIVVSHDLEETFYIADQVIILANGKIAAQGTPQEVRDSVDPLVHQFVNALPEGPVRFHYPAAPVDADFSVGASS, from the coding sequence ATGGCTCCAACATCTTCTACAGCTCTGGTTGAATTGAACAACGTCTCCTTCGGGTACGGGGAGCGTCGCATTCTCGACGGCATCAGCCTGACCGTCCCTCGTGGCAAGGTCACTGCGCTGATGGGAGCCTCAGGAGGCGGAAAAACCACCGTGCTTCGCCTGATCGGCGGGCAATACCGCGCTCAAGGCGGGCAAGTGCTTCTCCATGGCGCCCCGGGCGAGGGTGCCAGCCAGGACATCACCCGGATGAGCACTGCGGAGCTGTATGCGGCCCGTCGGCGCATGGGCATGTTGTTTCAGTTTGGTGCCTTGTTCACCGACCTGAGCGTGTTTGACAACGTGGCCTTTCCGCTGCGTGAGCACACCAAATTGCCCGAGGCCTTGATCCGCGACATCGTGCTGATGAAGCTCAATGCCGTGGGCCTGCGGGGCGCCCGGGACTTGATGCCGTCCGAAGTGTCCGGCGGCATGGCGCGCCGCGTCGCGCTGGCACGCGCCATCGCCTTGGATCCCGAGTTGGTGATGTATGACGAGCCGTTTGCAGGTTTGGACCCGATTTCATTGGGTACCGCCGCCCGCCTGATCCGTCAACTCAACGATGCCATGGGCCTGACCAGCATTGTGGTGTCGCACGATCTGGAAGAAACCTTCTACATCGCAGACCAAGTCATTATTTTGGCCAACGGCAAAATTGCGGCACAAGGCACGCCCCAAGAGGTGCGCGACAGTGTCGATCCTTTGGTCCATCAGTTCGTGAATGCGCTTCCCGAAGGTCCGGTGCGCTTCCATTACCCTGCCGCCCCTGTGGATGCGGATTTTTCTGTCGGGGCATCTTCATGA
- the mlaD gene encoding outer membrane lipid asymmetry maintenance protein MlaD — protein MQRSKNDVWVGLFVLLGALALVFLALQSANLLSFSVDKGYPVTAKFDNIGGLKPKAAVKSAGVVVGRVESIGFDDKTFQAKVNLSMDKQFVFPKDSSLKILTSGLLGEQYIGIEAGADSANLAAGDVISTTQSAVVLENLISQFLYSKAADGPSAKEAP, from the coding sequence ATGCAGCGTTCAAAAAATGATGTGTGGGTGGGCTTGTTTGTCTTGCTCGGCGCCTTGGCGCTGGTGTTTCTGGCACTGCAGTCCGCCAATTTGTTGAGCTTCAGTGTCGACAAAGGCTACCCCGTGACAGCCAAGTTCGACAACATCGGGGGCCTCAAGCCCAAAGCGGCCGTCAAAAGCGCCGGTGTCGTGGTCGGTCGGGTGGAGTCCATCGGGTTTGATGACAAAACCTTTCAGGCCAAAGTAAACCTGTCGATGGACAAGCAGTTCGTATTCCCCAAAGACAGCTCGCTCAAGATATTGACCAGCGGTTTGCTCGGCGAGCAGTACATCGGCATTGAAGCCGGTGCTGACAGCGCCAACCTCGCGGCCGGCGATGTCATCAGCACCACTCAAAGCGCGGTGGTGTTGGAGAACCTGATCAGTCAGTTCCTGTACAGCAAAGCGGCGGACGGCCCATCCGCCAAAGAGGCACCATGA
- the mlaE gene encoding lipid asymmetry maintenance ABC transporter permease subunit MlaE, whose product MKFLQPAELGYAVRSKLADAGAGARLFFRLVASLGAVLRRPALLRDQIHFMGNYSLAIIAVSGVFVGFVMGLQYYYGLQRFGAADSVGMLISLSLVREFGPVLTALLFAGRAGTSLTAEIGLMKAGEQLSAMEMMAVDPVARILAPRFWGAVIAMPILAAIFSAVGVLGGWVVSVPMIGIDSGAFWSQMQSGVDAWVDVGNGVLKSVVFGFAVSFIALLQGFEAQPTPEGVARATTRTVVVASLTVLALDFVLTAMMFSI is encoded by the coding sequence ATGAAGTTCTTGCAACCGGCTGAATTGGGCTACGCCGTGCGCAGCAAGCTGGCGGACGCGGGTGCGGGTGCCCGCTTGTTCTTCCGCTTGGTCGCCTCCTTGGGGGCGGTGTTGCGCCGTCCGGCGTTGTTGCGCGACCAGATTCACTTCATGGGCAACTACTCGCTGGCCATCATTGCGGTGTCGGGCGTTTTTGTGGGCTTCGTCATGGGCTTGCAGTACTACTATGGCTTGCAGCGCTTTGGCGCTGCAGACTCGGTGGGTATGCTGATCAGCTTGAGTTTGGTGCGGGAGTTTGGCCCGGTGCTGACAGCGCTGCTGTTTGCCGGCCGCGCGGGCACTTCGCTCACCGCAGAAATCGGCCTGATGAAGGCGGGTGAGCAGCTCAGCGCCATGGAGATGATGGCAGTCGACCCGGTGGCCCGTATTTTGGCGCCTCGGTTTTGGGGGGCTGTCATTGCCATGCCTATCCTTGCGGCCATTTTCAGTGCGGTGGGTGTGCTGGGTGGCTGGGTGGTCAGCGTGCCGATGATTGGGATTGATTCGGGCGCATTTTGGAGCCAGATGCAAAGCGGGGTGGATGCCTGGGTTGACGTGGGTAACGGGGTGCTCAAAAGCGTAGTGTTCGGTTTTGCCGTGAGCTTTATCGCCTTGTTGCAGGGTTTTGAAGCGCAGCCGACACCCGAGGGAGTGGCCCGTGCCACGACCCGGACCGTGGTGGTGGCTTCGCTTACCGTGTTGGCCTTGGACTTTGTCCTGACGGCCATGATGTTCAGTATTTGA
- a CDS encoding ABC transporter ATP-binding protein: MPAISFQSISKTFPSPKGPKGSTFKAVDNVSLNIEEGEFFGLLGPNGAGKTTLISMLAGLSRPTSGHVQVLGSDVQTDYADARRKLGVVPQELVFDPFFNVREMLRIQSGYFGLRNNDAWVDDLLEGLGLADKANANMRQLSGGMKRRVLVAQALVHKPPVIVLDEPTAGVDVELRQTLWQFVANLNKQGSTVLLTTHYLEEAEALCGRIAMLKTGRIVALDTTSDLLKAASSNVLRFKTADALPAELAARARITGRIVQLPANNALEIENYLAAVRQAGVAVEDVEIRKADLEDVFLDIMNKQGAHA, encoded by the coding sequence ATGCCCGCCATCTCCTTCCAATCCATCTCCAAGACGTTTCCCTCGCCCAAGGGGCCGAAAGGCTCCACCTTCAAGGCAGTCGATAACGTCAGTCTCAACATCGAAGAGGGCGAATTTTTTGGTCTCCTCGGCCCCAATGGAGCGGGCAAAACCACCTTGATCAGCATGCTGGCCGGCTTGTCCCGCCCCACCAGTGGCCATGTGCAAGTGCTGGGCAGCGATGTTCAGACCGACTATGCCGATGCCCGCCGCAAACTGGGTGTGGTGCCCCAGGAGCTGGTGTTTGATCCGTTTTTTAATGTGCGCGAAATGCTGCGCATCCAGTCCGGCTATTTCGGTCTGCGAAATAACGACGCTTGGGTGGATGACCTGCTGGAAGGCCTGGGCCTGGCCGACAAGGCCAATGCCAACATGCGCCAACTCTCCGGCGGCATGAAGCGCCGTGTGCTGGTGGCGCAGGCCTTGGTGCACAAACCCCCCGTCATCGTGCTGGACGAACCCACTGCGGGTGTGGATGTGGAGCTGCGCCAGACGCTGTGGCAGTTCGTGGCCAACCTCAACAAACAGGGCAGCACGGTGCTGCTGACCACCCACTACCTTGAAGAGGCCGAAGCCTTGTGCGGGCGCATTGCCATGCTCAAGACCGGCCGCATTGTGGCGTTGGACACAACCAGCGACCTGCTCAAGGCCGCCAGCAGCAATGTGCTGCGCTTCAAGACGGCCGATGCATTGCCGGCTGAGTTGGCTGCGCGGGCCCGTATCACCGGCCGTATCGTTCAGCTGCCTGCCAACAACGCGCTCGAGATCGAAAACTACCTTGCAGCGGTGCGCCAAGCCGGCGTCGCGGTGGAAGACGTAGAGATCCGCAAGGCCGATTTGGAAGATGTGTTCCTTGACATCATGAACAAGCAAGGAGCACACGCATGA
- a CDS encoding MlaA family lipoprotein: MMRPSIRWMLGIALVALLQGCATVANPDPRDPLESINRTVFGFNDAVDRAVLKPVATAYVNTVPALGRTGIKNFFANLDDVWSAVNNALQLRGQAFGDSVGRVMVNTTLGLGGLVDVASDLNIEKHPANFNITLGRWGVGAGPYVVLPLLGPYTLREVGALPIDNRGNLVNQLGDEATRTGLTVVDLVDTRAGFLGAEDVVSGAALDRYSFTRDAYLQRQRYQVYDGNPPDEEPSEP; the protein is encoded by the coding sequence ATGATGCGCCCCTCGATCCGCTGGATGCTGGGCATCGCCCTGGTGGCTTTGCTCCAAGGCTGCGCAACGGTTGCCAACCCGGACCCGCGCGACCCCTTGGAGTCGATCAACCGTACCGTGTTTGGCTTCAACGACGCGGTAGACCGCGCCGTGCTCAAGCCTGTGGCGACGGCTTATGTCAACACCGTGCCTGCCTTGGGGCGCACCGGCATCAAGAATTTTTTCGCCAACCTGGATGACGTCTGGTCTGCGGTCAACAACGCGTTGCAATTGCGTGGCCAAGCGTTTGGTGACAGCGTCGGGCGTGTCATGGTGAATACCACCCTTGGCCTCGGCGGCTTGGTCGATGTGGCCAGTGACCTGAATATTGAAAAGCATCCTGCAAACTTCAACATCACGCTGGGGCGATGGGGCGTCGGTGCCGGTCCTTATGTGGTGTTGCCCCTGCTGGGGCCCTACACATTGCGCGAGGTGGGAGCCTTGCCGATCGACAACCGCGGCAATCTGGTGAACCAATTGGGCGACGAAGCAACCCGTACCGGGCTCACCGTGGTCGATCTGGTCGATACACGCGCTGGTTTTCTGGGGGCTGAAGATGTGGTGAGTGGTGCCGCGCTTGATCGCTACTCGTTTACCCGTGATGCGTATTTGCAGCGCCAGCGTTATCAGGTGTATGACGGCAATCCGCCCGACGAGGAACCCTCGGAGCCGTAA